From the genome of Triticum aestivum cultivar Chinese Spring chromosome 1A, IWGSC CS RefSeq v2.1, whole genome shotgun sequence:
AGAAAGAACAAATATTATCAGAGTAGAACCTAATTAGAGGGGTGAAAGGCTGGAGACCATAAATAGCAgtacacgcgcgcgcgcgcacacacacacagagagagagagagagagagacgtgaggTTGGCCTGAAGGGTTTCTGATGTAGTCCTTGGATTTTTGGGTGAGTCATTTTCATTTATGTTGCTCTTAAAGGCCCATGAGTACCTAATCTCTTGACCAGTAATAATACTAATCTCTGATTTTGGGCCCTTAGAATTTGGAGGCCCTGTGCAACCGCTCCGGCTGCACATGCCAAGATACGGGCCTGTATCTGGGGCACGGAGTTTGTGGTACTACCTGTGCACTGAACTCATATTGTGCTtttactttttttaaaaaaattctgaaaaaatagcaCAGTCACACAACATCATGTAGCTTGTCACGAATTTCAAGTCAAAATTTGAAACATAACTcgaaaaacaaaaatgacaaattcaacacTGGATAGTACATAACTTaacttgggctttagatttggcccatttTCACACTGATGTCAAAATTTTCATTTTAGTATCTTAAAAAATGCTTCAAACTTTGATACAAAATTTTGTGACATCATACATTAATGTTGTGTTAATGTGCTATATTTGTTTTTAGATTTTTAAAAATGTTCTATGGCATcgggtgcaccggtagcaccataAGTGCGGGTGCGCAGGATACTTTCCCCATGTTGCATGATATATCACTCGACAACAGACATACAAATGTTGGACATTTCTTTAGTTCACGCTAAATATATAAGTTGCCAAAATATTAATTCGCATTGTCTAGATTACAACTAGTGAGGCAAGTTAATCGTGTCTGATGCTTACGCTTACTTAATATGCAATATTATTTTAAAGTTCATGAATTCACAGAATTCAGTAACTTGAAATTTTTTTCTGAATTTGGCAAACATACTCAAATTAGAAAAATATTGACGAATTGGAAAACTTCACGAACTGAAAAATGTTTGGAAATTTTAAAATTGGTCACAAATAGGTAAATTATTCATGGGGTTTTAAAACGTTAGACAATTTAGAAATAttgatgaatttaaaaaatgtctaTCATTTTTTGCGAATTCACCAAACTTTGCACATTTCAAAAATGTTCCCGAATTTTAAAAAtagttcatgatttaaaaaattgttcgcgggTTCAAAACATGTTGTGAATTTGAGATAGTTTCAAAATTTTAAAGTTTGTTCAAGGACACAAAAAAGTACATGAATTTCAGGAAAAAATCAAGTATTTTAAAATATTTGCATATTTGAAAAtggttcaaaatttgaaaaaaagttcataaatcaaAATTTGTCCAAAGATTCAAAAATTGTTTGTGACTTTAAAAACAATTCATGATTAAAAATTGGTCGCGGATACAAAAtgtgttcatgaatttttaaataTTATCACATTTGAAAATGAAGTTTATCATGACAAATTCTTATATTTACACAATATTTATAGCTCTCCCACAAGGTTGTAGTCACCTAATAAACTGTTTGTGCaatatgaaatattttttataatttcatgaattcaaaaaatgttcattactTTAATTTTCCATGAATTTGACAAACATATACAAATTTGAATATTATTGGTTACTTTTCAAAacttcacaaatttcaaaaatattcacaaatttgagaaaTTGTTTGTCAATTTTTAAAACTTACTGAAAAAAGTTGAAGATTTcaaaaatatttctttaatttatttattttcccGATTCAAAAATTGTCCAAGGATATAAAAATATGTGGAGAAATTTTAATAAAATGTTGTTCGATTTGAAAAATGTTTGTACGTTTTAAAAATATTATTGGATTTGGAAAATGCTCACGCATTTTAAAATGTTTGTGATTATTGAGAAACTGTTTGTAAATTTAGAAACTATTTGCAGATTCAAAAAAATCATTaattaaaaaatcatgaattcaagAATTGTTGGTTGGtataaaatatgttcatgaatttttaaaatatACACACATCTCAAAAATGTGCGCAAATTGTAAAACTGTCAGTGGATTGAAATAATATTTAAGAAAACTGTAAATGGAAAAGAAACGAGAAAattagaagaaaaataaaaaatgaaacaaaagTGATAAattgaaaaatgaaagaaaaacaaaaaatagaatCCAAAAGGAACAACCGatgaaaaaagaacaaaaaagaaacaaatacCTTCTGTAACCTTCACAAAAACGGGCGGAAGATTCCAGAAGTGTCACCAAACAAGGTACCGTAATTCTGGACGCTCCCGCTAAATGGGCTGGCTTTCTCAACACGTGCCGTAGGCGGGCACTATCATAGCGGTTGCACAATTGAGCCTTCCTCACGTCATCTCCTCTATGACCATGTAGATGGTCGTCTACCGCTCAAAAAAAAATATAGATGGTCGTCTGATCGCCAAGGCCACCGCTCCATGGCATGGCATACGAGCTCCCTGGCCCCACAAAACGCCtcctttccccttctcctccctcgCCCTGAGTGGATCCCTTCACCTCCAATCGGTGCCGGCCAGCGCAGTGGCTTCCAAGGGCTAACCTAAGTACGTCAGTGCACCCAGTTGAGTAAAGCACGGGACTACGCTTATCTAACTTGATATTTCAGAACTTGATCACTTGCTTCATGCTAAATTAATCTATTATACAGAATAACGTCTGTTCCTTTGTTTCTTTTAGTTTAATGTAGTTTATTTTGTCCTTCCAAACTTCAATGATTCCATCCAAACACCTCTAACAAACCAACCCCTTTATTTTAAGTTTACTTAGTTATTTAGTTTGACtcttttagtttaattttcttGTAGTTTATTTGTCCTTCCAAACATCGATGATTCCATTCAAACACCTCTAACAAACCAACCCCTTTATTTTAAGTTTACCTAGTTTTTCTTCAACTTACAAATGTTTCGAGCCAAATCCTTCCGCAAAATCAGTCCGGTTAATTTCATTCTACCCGCTCCATTCCTACATATAAGACtgtttagatatttcaatatgcactacatatgaagcaacatgagtgaatctacaatctaaactacgtctatatacatccatgtaaatccatatcaaaatctctagaaagacatatactccctccgtccggaaatacttgtcatcaaaatgaacaaaaagagatgtatctacatgtatttttgttctagatacacccatttttatccattttgatgacaagtattttttttCTCCTGCATTTGCTTTATTCCTTTCATGCCACCAATACCAAAGGAGTAGGCAAGACTTAAGTTTTTCTTCTTCGTTAAGGTTCATAATTATTTCCATACATCCCAAAGCATCTGCACAAGACAAAATCTGCACTCTAACATGCTCCAGTTGAGCTTTCATCCATACATCCTTAACCTTCTTGCACTTAATGAAACAATGTCCGCCATCCTCATCTAACCGAAAACAAACAGGGCAGCGGGTATCTACTTGCATACCTCTGTACTGAAGCTTCATGCACAAAGGTAGGCTATCTGTAGACATGCGCCACAGGAAGTGAATAATCTTATTTGGAAGAGGAAGCAACCACAACTTTGACCAATTAAAATCACCTGTTTTTTCATCTGCACTGGAGGAGGAAGTTAGTCCTGAAATGGATTCTCGAGCCGCACTATCTACAACAACTCTATATGTAGAGATACATGGCGACACAGAACAGAAACGTTGTGATTACTGGTATCATGACGACACAGAACATTTTAAAAACATTGTTCATAAAGGACAGAGCGTCGAATATTACATAACATTTTAAAAACAATGTTCATAAAGGACAGAGCATTAAGAATACAGAACATTTCAAATACCCAAGGCAGTGCACATCTCCGTGGGAATGCTAGGTTCCAAAATGAATATCCAGCATACATGTtgctccctccaatccatattaattgtcgcagaTTTAGTACAACTATGTACTAAAGTTTTATTACCGTTCCCTCAATACAAATCAGTATGATACATATCATTGAAGAAAGCAAATGAATTGGAGGAAATAAAAGTAAGGATACATATCCTTCCTTGCATCTAATAGAAAATCAAAGCTTGGATGAAGCTGAAAGCAGATTATATGTGAGGTGGGATTTTGCTAATTCGCGGATGAAAGCGTCGGCGTGCTCCTGTATGACACAGATGGACTGCACGTTGTACTCGTCATTGCAAGGGACGCACGTCGCGCAGCTTGGCAGCGTCGTCCTAACCTTGGTGTACTCCATCAATCTCGCCGGCGGCCCAAAACCAAAGTCAATCGCCTCCATGCCAAGGTTTCGCCAACATGACATGAAGAAAAGATTGTACCCATCCAACTGTCGCAGCTCGTCGATCTCCGACTGACCAGACACTCGATCCTTGGCATGCTGGATCATCTTCACTAGCTCCATGAGGTCGCCGTTCACCACGGCGCCAGTGCTCGCCGTGACCAGCTGCGCGGTGACGCAGTTGCCGTAGTAGCCCTCCCTAGCAACCGCGTGCTTTCTCGCGTTTGCTGGGAAGGTAAGCACgacgagggccgacgggtcagACATGATTGCACGGGTTCGGCACTGCCACAGAACGGCGGCAACTGCCTCAAACACCGAGCATGGCCGCTTGTAATTCATCATGTAGTTGCTTTTGATGTGGTTGACTAAGCTTGATGAGACAGTAATGTCAAGGAACACCATTGGGGACGGCTGGAGGGTGCCCAAAAATTGAACAAAGTTTGTGGAAAATGGAGGCAAGTCCAAAACGAGCGAATTCTTGGACCTCACCGGGATGACAGACGGCGACGGCAGCCTGCGGGCCAACTCTCCGATTGCCTGCATAAACTGCGCCATCCCGGTGCCATCGCCGATGGCATGGTTCCACATCACCCCTAGGACGAACCCGCCACAAGTGAACACGGTCACCTGCATCAACACTAGTGGTTCAGTGTTGCTGAAACCCTCGGCCGCATGGAAGACGGCGAGCTCTTCTTGCAGCGACGAGTCACAGAAATCTGGGACGTCCTTGACGGCGCAGTTGGCAGAGGCGGCAACGAAGGAAACACCTTCGCCGGTGCATTTGATGACGAATTCGCCGGATGTGGCTCCAACAGCAAGGCGGCCAGCGATAGGGTAGTAGTGGACAAGTGCTTGTGACAATCCCCTTTTAATGGTCTCCATGGGATCTTGAATTGGAGACTCGAAAATGAAGAACACTGTAACTGCTCTGCCACCAAACATCTTGTCATAAGATGAGAGATTGATGTCCTCGCCGATGACTATGGCCTCCGATGGCGCGATGAGCACGGGCGGGGACTTGCTGATCACCACAACACTCATATTGTTTCTTCTTCTCTCTAGGTGTAGAGTTGACAGTTGAATATGTGTGTCTATGTATGTTGATCGTGTCCTGTAGCCTTCCCAGCTTGGTTTATATGGACATGAAGATAAAGATGCTCTACCTTCATGGCCAAGTGTATTTGGATGGGAACAAAAACGAGGGGAATCAAACGAACCGTCCACAGATCAATTATGCTCGCTACAGTAGTCTTTACAGACATTGATAGGTATGAGCGACCAACGTGCATAGAACAAGCCAGTGATCTCTAAATTAATGCAACCACGAACATGCATAAAACCTGCTAGTAAAGACTTTGTGCATATATAAAACCAAGTCATCATCTTTATATCTTGGTCTAATAGAAAGCCAAGTCTTCTCCTAACCATGTGGACTTGGGCACGTTATATGTACCATGTCACATGTGCACATGCAGCTAGTTTCCCGGATTCCCgtcactaccggaacagggctctaAGCCGACAGCCAAATGTATGCCGACGGCCGCTGTCGGCCTAATCCGAGCTATGCCGACAGCTAGGTCCTGGCCGTCGGCGTACAATGGCTGTCGGGCTATCCCCGTCTACGCCCACAGCAGCCGTCGGCCTATCCCAGACTACCCCTACagctgccgtcggcatatataggccgtcggcatagatgcgggCCCGCCGACAACACTTATCACGGCCGGCTAACGacgtcaaatctatgccgacggccgtgacgggtggccgtcggcatagatacgggtgacacgtcaccgatccagagcgcaccgaccaggacctatgccgacggcagccgtcggcatagctgacaCATCATCGATCCGCGGCGCtgtccatctgccctggccgcagcTATGCCGACGCCGTCGGCAtagttcttttctttttttcttttttccgtatagtattattattattattattattaagcatacagtatgtgttaataagcatacatatagattgtgttaataagcatacatatagtatgtgttaataagcatacatacattatttttcggttctgtacagagcggtgtgacccccctcacgaacggtgccgccgccagccggcaactggaatggggaacagccgcatcgggtctatacgaaGGGGACTTTGCTCCAAGTGTTCATATATATCGGATGACCTACCACAATTGGATGGTGTTATGCCATGTTCGAAGAgacggcacgcatctccggggtgtggccccgtcacggacggcgccgccgccggcacctggagggggggaacggacgcgtcgggtctacatggagtggatgtatctgtgggtttggcccggatgttgctcccgggtgtccttatgggcggacctgacacaaccgggtggagaggtccactggtcaaagcccgtccgtgcaaagtcaaagggctagatcccgtggtcaaacgctacagggttagccgggacgggggccctggggggtagcaatgccaccgaagcgtcgtaccgggccctcatacatgcggggtggtgttgtggcatgtccgaagaggcggcacgcgtctccggggtgtggcccccgtcacggacggcgccgacgccggcacctggagggggaaacggacgcgtcgggtctacgcggagaggatcttgctgtgggtctggcccggatgttgctccccggtgtccctttgggctgacctgacacaaccgggtggagaggtccactggtcaaagcccatccgtgcaaagtcaaagggctagatcccgtggtcaaccgctccagggttaggcaggacgggggccctgggggtagcaatgccaccggagcgtcgtaccgggccctcatacatgcggggtggtgttgtgcaatgtccgaagaggcgacacgcat
Proteins encoded in this window:
- the LOC123061573 gene encoding acyl transferase 15-like, translated to MSVVVISKSPPVLIAPSEAIVIGEDINLSSYDKMFGGRAVTVFFIFESPIQDPMETIKRGLSQALVHYYPIAGRLAVGATSGEFVIKCTGEGVSFVAASANCAVKDVPDFCDSSLQEELAVFHAAEGFSNTEPLVLMQVTVFTCGGFVLGVMWNHAIGDGTGMAQFMQAIGELARRLPSPSVIPVRSKNSLVLDLPPFSTNFVQFLGTLQPSPMVFLDITVSSSLVNHIKSNYMMNYKRPCSVFEAVAAVLWQCRTRAIMSDPSALVVLTFPANARKHAVAREGYYGNCVTAQLVTASTGAVVNGDLMELVKMIQHAKDRVSGQSEIDELRQLDGYNLFFMSCWRNLGMEAIDFGFGPPARLMEYTKVRTTLPSCATCVPCNDEYNVQSICVIQEHADAFIRELAKSHLTYNLLSASSKL